Proteins from a genomic interval of Aquabacterium sp. J223:
- the hpf gene encoding ribosome hibernation-promoting factor, HPF/YfiA family has product MNLTISGHHLDVTPALRDYVLSKLDRVTRHFDQVVDINVLLRVEKMKEKERRQKAEVTVHVKGRDIFVEQAHEDLYAAIDQLMDKLDRQVCRHKDRVQDHHHAAAKRLDLLN; this is encoded by the coding sequence ATGAACCTGACCATCAGCGGACACCACCTCGACGTGACGCCCGCCCTGCGCGACTACGTGCTCAGCAAGCTGGACCGCGTGACAAGGCACTTCGACCAGGTGGTCGACATCAACGTCTTGCTACGCGTCGAGAAGATGAAGGAGAAGGAACGTCGCCAGAAGGCCGAAGTCACCGTCCACGTGAAGGGGCGCGACATCTTCGTGGAGCAGGCCCACGAGGACCTCTACGCCGCCATCGACCAGCTGATGGACAAGCTCGACCGGCAGGTGTGCCGGCACAAGGACCGGGTGCAGGACCACCACCACGCCGCCGCCAAGCGGCTCGACCTGCTGAACTGA